The nucleotide sequence CCGCATCCTGCGCGTCCCCGGCAACCAAGCCGACCCGCGCTGCAGCGGAGGCCGCAAGGCAGCCCGCGCGCTCGCGCTCCCACCTCCCGCCCTCCGGGCGATACCACCGCGGCGCACCCCTCCGAAGGCCCGCAAAGGTATCGTCCCCGGTCTCTGATTGGCCGGCGGCGCGGAGGCGTGGCTTCCGGAGCCCGGTTCCGCGCGCCGGAGCCCACTCGCCGCATTGCGAGCCGGGCCAGGAGCAGGCGCCATGGTGAGGAGTGGTAGCGGGTGCGGGTGAGGCGAAGGCCGAGGTTTGGGCCTGAGTTCGGGCGGGAGCCCGGGCCGGGGCGGGAATCTGCCCTGGGAGCGGGGCCGGGTGAACTCGGGAACCGCGCTGACGCTCGCGCCCCGGCTCCCGTTCCAGGTGCTGCTGCACGTGCTCTTCGAGCACGCGGTCGGCTACGCGCTGCTGGCGctgaaggaggtggaggagatcAGCCTGCTGCTGCCGCAGGTGAGTGGAAGCGGTGGGCTTGCCGGCCGCGCCACAGCTCCTCGGGCCGCCGGGCCCCGGCATGCACCGCGCGCTCCCACGTGGCCGGTCGCGCTTTGGGGGGTGCGCTGGGCCTGAAAGCTCCCGACTTGgcggtgtgtgtgggggggtcctTACCTGCGTTCGTAATTAGTGTCGCGTTAGAAGCACTTGCAAGTAAGCCCCCCCCGGGTTGCACCCCGTACGATGAAGCCGACCGGGATTCAGGGCCTATACTCGGCTCGTTTTCAAAGCGTTCGGTTGGTTCTTAAACATGCGTGCAGGGCTGAGAACCGCTGCTTTACTGCGCCCTAGAGGCAAGAGCCAGGGAAGAAAACCGCTCATCCTGTTTCTTCCCCAAGGTGGAAGAGTGCGTGCTCAACCTGGGCAAGTTCCACAATATCGTTCGTCTCGTGGCCTTTTGTCCCTTTGCCTCGTCCCAGGTTGCCTTGGAAAATGCCAACGCTGTGTCTGAAGGTGAGTCGGCCACCACCAAGTATTTTACGGAGATAAGTCGATGTTATTTCTTTGTGGGCCTTCTAGAGATAAATGCTCCATAGGTGAAATCCGGTAGGGTGGCATGGTTTGATGGTAAAGGTGGTTCTCTGGTAATTGTCGAAGTGCTTGGAAAAGGCGGTTTTGATACAGAAgagccaagaaaaaaagattattccaGAAGGCAAATCAGGCACTGAATGCTTATTTACACAGCGCCCTAGGGTGTGTTGAAGGCTTCAATTATATATTGCACACGCTTGCAATTGGACCTGAGTCCTGTTCCTTCCATGGTTGATGCAGGCTTTGCAGTGATGACGTGAATCTGTCAATCCCCTGAGTGCAATCATTGATGTCTCCATGTCTCTGAGCAAAGCCTGAAGCAAGGAAGGATCTAGGTGTGCCATCCCAGCATGCCCTGTGGGACCAACATAGGATAAGTCTATCACTTAATCAGCGTTTAGGGTGACAGGATCCCTTTTATGAGTTAAGCATTCTTCAGTATGTTAGTGGAAGCTCTCTGTTCTCTGCCGTGAGGTGTTGTTCACGAGGACCTCCGCCTGCTCTTGGAGACACACCTGCCatccaaaaagaagaaagtactCTTGGGGGTTGGAGACCCCAAAATCGGTGCTGCTATACAAGAAGAGTTAGGGTACAACTGCCAGACTGGAGGCGTGATAGCTGAGATCCTGCGAGGTGGGACTGCTATTAACATTCACTACATTCGTGGCATCTCTGAGGGGGGATCTGGAAACTTAACAGGGTGCTTAGCCTAAGGTTGCTTCTGGGAAGCCCTTCTGCTTGGCTGGTGCCCGTGGGTGCAGAGGTTGGCTTAGAACCTTCCCTTGCTCACAGTCTCGCTCTCCTCCAGGGGTTCGTCTGCACTTCCACAACCTGGTGAAGGGTCTGACAGATCTGTCTGCTTGTAAAGCCCAGTTGGGGCTGGGACACAGCTATTCCCGTGCCAAAGTTAAGTTTAATGTGAACCGGGTAGACAATATGATTATCCAATCCATTAGTCTCCTGGACCAGCTGGATAAGGACATCAATACTTTCTCCATGCGTGTCAGGTAAAGAGCCTGAGCAACCCCTGAGAAGGGGGTCTTTGGCCTGTGGTTTAACTAATTTGAATGCTGAAGTCAGGACTGGCTCCTGCCGGCAAAACTGCATGGGGTGGGGCTGAGCCTCCCGGTGCTTACCACAGGCTGTGTTCTTACACTGACTGTACAGAAAGAGGAGGCAGAGTAAATCCACCCATATACACCCCAGCCCAGGTGCTTTGCCTGGTCTGTATTGTGAATGGGGGGACATGGAGTTGACGTTTTAAATCTGACTTGTTTCCTGTTCTTCAggcaaagaatagaaatggagaGGGTTGAGGCTATAGCTTTGAGACCTGGCAGCTGGGCAGGGAGTGACTGTGCTGGCTTTTTGCAGGGAGTGGTACGGGTATCACTTTCCTGAGCTGGTGAAGATCATCAATGACAATGCTACATACTGCCGCCTCGCTCAGTTCATTGGAAACCGAAGGGAGCTGAATGAAGACAAGCTGGAGAAGCTGGAAGAGCTGACAATGGATGGAGCCAAGGCTAAGGCTATTCTGGATGCCTCGCGGTCCTCCATGGGTCAGTACAGCTTAGTGGCCGGAATAAGTTTGGGGCTGTGAATATCTGGTCTTGCATTCACTCTTGGTGTCCCTTAGGCATGGACATATCAGCCATCGACTTGATAAACATCGAGAGCTTCTCCAGTCGTGTGGTGTCTTTGTCAGAGTACCGCCAGAGCCTACACACTTACCTGCGATCCAAGATGAGCCAAGTAGCCCCCAGCCTATCAGCGCTAATTGGGGAAGCGGTGCGTCAGGGGGAACACAACATGGGGTTAAGGACTATTACAACAGAGGTCCATACTGCTGTATTTTCTGACCCATTGTTAATCTTCCCCAGTTGCACTTGATGACGGGTGAAGCGGAATTATGCAGTTGGTAGAGTGGCAATTCCAGCTTCTCTAATTCCTTGAATCCTTTTCTAGGTAGGTGCACGTCTCATTGCTCATGCTGGCAGCCTCACCAACCTGGCCAAGTATCCAGCGTCCACAGTGCAGATCCTTGGGGCTGAAAAGGCCCTGTTCAGGTACCAGTGAGGGCACCTGCCCACACACAGGTGCCACTTGCGGTGCCCACTGCTTGTTTGGGGATCACGGTGATGGCTGACCAGGGCTCCCTGACCTATACAGACCTCTGCTATGGGGTGATGGCCAGTCCTGGTGTCTGAGTGATTCCCAGGGCCCAGCAAAGGGACCAGATTTCCAGGTCAGCGACATTGGatgccttccctctgcctctgggaGCTGTGGGTTGGCATGAGGTGGGGGTGTAGAGACCCAGTCCAGCCTAAGGCTCACTTTGGAGACTGGGAGCACGGGAGGGGAGGAGCTGCCTCGGCTGGTGGGGTTGAGATTTCTGATCTTAAACTCCCCACTAAATATTCTTCTCCCAGAGCCCTGAAGACAAGGGGTAACACCCCAAAATATGGACTCATTTTCCACTCCACCTTCATTGGCCGAGCAGCTGCCAAGAACAAAGGCCGCATCTCCCGATACCTGGCAAACAAATGCAGTATTGCCTCACGAATTGATTGCTTCTCTGGTATGGGTGGGGTTGGAGGagaaggggctgggaggaggggaggctgacTACCTAGCAGCTTCTACAATGATGGCAATATTTTTCGTCAACAGCAGTTCACCTAGTGAGTGTTGATACCTTGGGTCTGAGTGAAGCTGAGGGTAGAGGGAATACGGTGGGGAGAAGCTGGCCCTTTAGGAGCTGACGGGCTTTGTTTAcccacacgcacgcacacacacacatccagagGTGCCCACAAGTGTATTTGGGGAGAAGCTTCGAGAGCAAGTTGAGGAGCGGCTGTCCTTCTATGAGACAGGAGAGATTCCACGAAAGAATCTGGATGTCATGAAGGAGGCGATGGTTCAGGTCAGTTTGGGCtttgctgggtggggggaggaccaGAGCTGGCTGTTGGAGGTGATGAACTGGCTTAGCCTGACTTTGTAGAGTGGAGGCAAAAAAACTGATTTAATGAGCCTGATCCAGTGAAGCCGGAAAGGAGGCCTAGAGAACCTGCAGTCTTCAGGGCCTTTTCAGCACTTTTCTTTGGCCAGGCAGAGGAAGCGGCTGCTGAGATGGCCAGGAAGCTGGAGAAGCAGGAGAAGAAACGcttgaagaaggagaagaaacggCTGGCCGCCCTTGCCCTCGCGTCTTCGGAAAACAGCAGTAGTACCCTGGAGGAGTGTGAGGTCAGTGGGCAGGCCAACCCTCAGCCCAGGGTGAAGGCCCTGGGTATAGGGTTCTTGACAGCAGAACAGAGGATGTGCTACCTCACATCATGGTCTCAAGTCCAGGCTTTTGGACTAAAATCAGGACCTGAAACATCTCAAACTACCTCTTGATTCTATAGGAAGGAGAtaggtgctgagagaactggctCAGGAGCCCAGAGAGCTGGTTGTAACACACCCGGTCCCTGGGCAAGTGTTCTGTCCTCGGCTGCCTCCCAGGAGTCCTCAACCGGGGGTAGTGTAAATTCCTGCTCTGCGTGTTCTCAGACGTGTGTCCGGAGGTGGTAGCATTTCACAGTGGGGCTTGGGGCAGGGAGGTCTCCACGATGTGTGCTAGGTTAGGGTCCTCCCCAGGATTTTCATGCAGCGCCCAGTTTGTCAAGTAGTCTTTCAGGGTCCCCTTTGGAACATGGCATGATGGTTCTATTGTGTGTTTTTCTATAGCTATTTCATGGGCTTAGACAGCAACATATCCTCCTTAAGTGGGAGTCCCCTTGGGGATGGGTTTGCAGCATCTTGCCTATAGTTAGAAATCCTTTCCGAAACACTGGGCGATTTTCACACTATTCCCACCAGTTTCTCTGCCCTATTTAGTTGCTGGAATTTTCAGAGGTGCGCACATGCATACGACGGAAGATAGTTTCAtgcccatttttctctttagGAGATAAGTGAGAGacccaagaagaagaaaaagcaaaagcccCAGGAGACTCCTCAGGAGAACGGAATGGAAGACCCATCGGTTTCTGTCTCCAaacccaagaaaaagaaatctttttccaAGGAGGAGCTGGTTAGTAGTGATCTTGAAGAGACCGCTGGCAGCGGAAGTCTTCCTAAGAGGAAGAAATCTTTCCCCAAAGAGGAACCAGTTAGTGATGCCGAAGAGGCAGCAAACAGGAGCATCcctaagaaaaagaggaaattctcTTCCAAGGAGGAGCCACTCAGCAGTGGACCAGAAGAGGCTGTTGGCAGCAAGAGCAGCagctccaagaaaaagaaaaagctccaGAAGTTCTCCCAGGAAGATTAGAGCGGACATTTTCCCGGTGGGGCATAACCCACATGGCATTTCCCAACCCATCCCTTATAtcccaataaaaacaaattcacaggAGTCCgtatatttgttttattgaacACCTTACATGGCTATGGGTGTGGATGGGACCTACTGGTGAGGCAGAGCACCAATGACCGCCTCAGTGAAGTCTTGGCAGGTGGCATAGCCACCCATGTCAGAAGTTCGAACCTGTAGGGGAGAATGGTCATCATCCCTGTGGCCTAGGCCCCGTCCCTAGGCggccccctacccccacctaGTAATACACAGGTCCCTAAGGAAGCCAGCCCCAGGACAACCTAGGCTCTGCCCAGATGATTATGGTCTAAAAGGTTTAAGAGCTCTTCTCTGGTCCACTGTACTGAAGGGAGGTGTAGGTAGTATGGTCCTTGTGAGGTTGGAGGGAATAAAGGGGTTTAGCCCCCGTGGGGGTGCAGGTGGCCGATGACAGACTTGATGAAGTCGGTTGTGGTACTGTAGCCGCCCATGTCTCGAGTCCGCACCTACAGCCACCACCGGCAAAAGCcgtggggaagaagagaagagagcccATGAAGGGGATAGGGCAATGTGATGGGCATGGAATCCAAGAAGGAATGACAAGGCCAGAAAAGATGCAATGCAGCAGAATCGCAAGGAGGTGGCCAGGTTTGGAAGAGCATGGGCTCCCCCACTCCTGTCTGGGCCAGAGCCACTATCAGAGCTATGCTGCAGCCTGAGCAGGATGGGAGGGAGGCTGAGCGTGAAGTGAGATGGGAGATGCAAATCCTGGAGGACTTCAGACCACGTGGGAGGACGGAAGGCAGGGGAATGCAGATGAGGAAGGGCTTGCAGGTGTGGAGAAGCAGACACCTGTGCCTCATCCTGCCTGCtacctccctctgctcctctggcccccacaccctcccccagaCAGCAGCCACAAAAGAGCCGATGGATGGAGCAGGAAAGAGGGCATAGCAGACAGTAACCAAGAGGCAAAGGAGACTCAGAGGATGAAACAGCCAGGAGAAGAAAGGTGAGGAACAGCCCTGAGAGCTGCAGGGGAAGATCAGAGCACAGAAGATGTTCTGGGGACCTGGAGGGAAAGGAGGCCCCGATTCAGGTTCCCCAAAGAGGAGTGCTGAGGCCCCGAAACCCACAGCCTTTCTAACTCACCTTGCCAACTTTGATCACCTTCTTCACGGCATCTGCAATCATGTTGGAGTGATACTCAAGACTGTCAATGTAGacaggaagaaactgagattctCCCCACATCATCCCCCTGATTTCCCCACCTGTGCTCCCCCTTAAAACACCCAGCCTCCTGCCCCAACCCACCAACACCTACTTGAGATGCCGCAACATGTTGGAAGCTGACAGCAGCATGGCTGTGGGGTTGGCTATGTTCCTGCCCACTGCCTGGGCAAATGGGTGCCGGGCGCCCTGTGGAGAGAGGGCAGGCCAGAGTCACTAGGAGCAGAGGTTACACAGAGGCTGAGGTCAGGGAAGGGCATTGAGGAAGAGAGCTCAGGTCAGATACCCAGGGTAGAAGCATAAGGCAGTGGGGGGAAGAACACACCAGGGTCACTGAGGAGGGGGATGCATCGGAGGGCAGCTGTCAAGGGACCTGAAGTCAGAAGCCAGGCATGCAGAGAGGGCCGGGGGGGCGAAGAGAAGAGGTGACCTCACGTACCGTCTCAAAGACCGCATACTCTGCGCTATAGCTCTCACCAGGGACCACACCAGCTCCCCCAACCAAGCCAGCAGCCAGATTGTCAATAATGTTCCCGTAGAGATTGGGCATCACCAGCACATCAAACTGGTAAGGATTCTGCACCAGCTAGGAGGCAAAATGGCGGCATGGAGAAGTTCTGCTCCGTGCCCATCCCGGACACTCTGAGGGTGGAGACACGGGGAGGACATTACCTGCATACAGCAGTTGTCTATGATCATTGTCTCAAACTTGATTTTGGGGTACAGTTCAGCAACTTCCTCACAGCACTGCAGGAACAACCCATCCCCAAGTTTCCTGTCCGTGGGCCAAAGGGAACAGATTCAATCAAGAAAGTGCAAGGAGCTACCTTCTCAGGGGCTGGCTCCTATCCCATGCAAAGACATGTCCCTCACATGATGTTGGCCTTGTGAACAGCCGTGACCTTGCCCCGCCCCTTCTTGGTGGCATAGTCAAAGGCAAACTTTGCAATCCGCTGAGATTTGGTTCGGGTGACGATCTTCAAGCACTCAATCACACCCCTTGCACTctggataagaaaagaaaaacagccagGTGACCCTGAAAACAAGGGAAGGAGCCATGCCGCTCTCTCccttcacccctgccctccccagttTCCAGGGCCTCACCTCGTGTTCCAGTGAGCTGTACTCCCCTTCTGTCTGCTCTCGAATGATCACGAGATCTAGATTGTTGTGTCGAGTCTTGTACCCAGGAAGCGATTTCACGTGGACTACGTTGGCAAACAAGTCCAACTTACGCCTGAGGGTGGGGCAGAGCCATCAGCACTCTGCCTGGTGCCCCAGGACTCCTCTGACCCACGGCCCCCGCCACTTACCTCAGTCGCATATCGTAGGAGGCCAGTTCTCCCTTATACTCCATCGGGGTATGGATCTTTCCTGTGTAaacaaagggggagggggagggcacaggCTAAGACCAAGGGAACCCAGATCAGTGTCCAACCCTCTCAGTGACATGATGCAACCCAGActctcctctcccactcccaaaTCACTGACTCTTAAATGCCTCTGGAGACAAGAAACTGATGCTTGCAGGTCTATTTGACATTTTTTCAACCAATACTTATTGAATACTGACCATGTATCAGGTACTAGGGATATCAACCAAAAAACACAATACACAATTCCTGTCCTCAAAACGTAAACAAGACATTGGGAAAGACGAATAATATGAAAGACACGATAAGTACCACAGGAGAGGTATTAATGTCGTACACGGAAGCACAGAATAGAAATTCTCTCTTGTAATATCAAGAAATTTATGAAAACAGCTGGCACTTCAGCCAAATCTTAGGTTAAGTGGGTAGAGTAGGTTGAATAGTGAGCCCACAAGAAATGTCCATGCCCTAACCCTCAGGACCTGtaagtgtgaccttatttgggaaaacGGTGTTTATAGACATAATTAAGGATCTAGAGATGAAATCATCTTGAATTACGGTGGGCCCGAAATCCAGTGTCAAGTCTTTAtccaggaaacaaaagagaaacagatacacagacacaGTGGGAGAAAAGCTGTTCGAAAAATGAGGCAGAAATTGCAGCGATGCATCTACAAGCTAAGAAACACCAAGAGCCACCAgtagctggaagaggcaaggaatgatTCTCCCCTAAGCCTTCAGA is from Panthera uncia isolate 11264 chromosome A3 unlocalized genomic scaffold, Puncia_PCG_1.0 HiC_scaffold_11, whole genome shotgun sequence and encodes:
- the NOP56 gene encoding nucleolar protein 56, translated to MVLLHVLFEHAVGYALLALKEVEEISLLLPQVEECVLNLGKFHNIVRLVAFCPFASSQVALENANAVSEGVVHEDLRLLLETHLPSKKKKVLLGVGDPKIGAAIQEELGYNCQTGGVIAEILRGVRLHFHNLVKGLTDLSACKAQLGLGHSYSRAKVKFNVNRVDNMIIQSISLLDQLDKDINTFSMRVREWYGYHFPELVKIINDNATYCRLAQFIGNRRELNEDKLEKLEELTMDGAKAKAILDASRSSMGMDISAIDLINIESFSSRVVSLSEYRQSLHTYLRSKMSQVAPSLSALIGEAVGARLIAHAGSLTNLAKYPASTVQILGAEKALFRALKTRGNTPKYGLIFHSTFIGRAAAKNKGRISRYLANKCSIASRIDCFSEVPTSVFGEKLREQVEERLSFYETGEIPRKNLDVMKEAMVQAEEAAAEMARKLEKQEKKRLKKEKKRLAALALASSENSSSTLEECEEISERPKKKKKQKPQETPQENGMEDPSVSVSKPKKKKSFSKEELVSSDLEETAGSGSLPKRKKSFPKEEPVSDAEEAANRSIPKKKRKFSSKEEPLSSGPEEAVGSKSSSSKKKKKLQKFSQED
- the IDH3B gene encoding isocitrate dehydrogenase [NAD] subunit beta, mitochondrial isoform X2, coding for MAALSGVRWLTRALVAAPNSGTWRNLCTSAVAHAASRSQAEDMRVEGAFPVTMLPGDGVGPELMHAVKEVFKAASVPVEFQEHHLSEVQNMASEEKLEQVLSSMKENKVAIIGKIHTPMEYKGELASYDMRLRRKLDLFANVVHVKSLPGYKTRHNNLDLVIIREQTEGEYSSLEHESARGVIECLKIVTRTKSQRIAKFAFDYATKKGRGKVTAVHKANIMKLGDGLFLQCCEEVAELYPKIKFETMIIDNCCMQLVQNPYQFDVLVMPNLYGNIIDNLAAGLVGGAGVVPGESYSAEYAVFETGARHPFAQAVGRNIANPTAMLLSASNMLRHLNLEYHSNMIADAVKKVIKVGKVRTSDMGGYATCQDFTEAVIGALPHQ
- the IDH3B gene encoding isocitrate dehydrogenase [NAD] subunit beta, mitochondrial isoform X1, which codes for MAALSGVRWLTRALVAAPNSGTWRNLCTSAVAHAASRSQAEDMRVEGAFPVTMLPGDGVGPELMHAVKEVFKAASVPVEFQEHHLSEVQNMASEEKLEQVLSSMKENKVAIIGKIHTPMEYKGELASYDMRLRRKLDLFANVVHVKSLPGYKTRHNNLDLVIIREQTEGEYSSLEHESARGVIECLKIVTRTKSQRIAKFAFDYATKKGRGKVTAVHKANIMKLGDGLFLQCCEEVAELYPKIKFETMIIDNCCMQLVQNPYQFDVLVMPNLYGNIIDNLAAGLVGGAGVVPGESYSAEYAVFETGARHPFAQAVGRNIANPTAMLLSASNMLRHLNLEYHSNMIADAVKKVIKVGKVRTRDMGGYSTTTDFIKSVIGHLHPHGG